The window TTGCATCAGTACACTGAACACGAACAGTAAAGGCAACTTCATGTTGATGTTTAAGCATCAAAATACCAGAACAAATGAATCTCATGTAGATGTTATTTTGGTTATGttgttttgtaattatttaatatttctaatatttttgttacttttgctttttgacagttttgtttatgttttcaatgtatgccacatttttttcatatttaaaagcaCTGTTCTTTTTCCGATTCTTACATTTAGcttcttttgtcttgttttgtttgcatgttgttgttgacattgtttgatATAAGTAGATTTATTGTTTAGTGTGAACCCCAGGGAGACTAGCAACTCTAGCGGAGCCAAAAGAAGGAATTAATCTCCGCAGAGCTGATCTGCAAAAGAAGCTTCTCATCTGAAATAATGTACAATGTGACTTATCACatgattcaaatatttttccaaTAAGTTTCATCATCAACACATGATACAGAACATTTactgacagagaggagagggaagtgACCAGTAAATTACATGGGACACCATTTGTTTGTCCCATAAACAGGAGAAGTGCATCTATCGTCTCACTCTCCcttgtttttcctttgtgtCCCCACTTGTCCTTGTGACTTCAGGGTCCCCACTTTGCCTCTctgtcagcgtgtgtgtgtccattcCTGTCTTGCCGTCCACCGGGGCCCTACCTACGACCGCACCTGCCTTCAATCAGCTCATCACAACTCACAGCTCATCAACCCCGACTTTCCTCATTGTCAGTTCGTTGTTTCGGTCACATTGGTCTCTATGCTCAAGCTTCTAGCTTTCAGTATCTTTCAGTATCTTTCCTCGTGTTCTTGTCACAGAAGACAATCCCCCCTTTTTCCACTACAAGtttcaattttctttatttcttcccttttttaactttaaccaagttatattttatattttattatattcagCACAAAAGGAAGGGCACTTTCACCAGAGGGCCCACTTATGATTTTATCACATTACAATATTATTGcgatttataaaacaaaattcaaCTGCAAATgatgcagtttgtgttttatctaATAAGATTAAGTTTTTACTATATTCATCTcacttaatcatttttattgcagCAAAATTTGTTTGTCAGTCAGGCAGACGGACTGATCAacactcagtgtgtgtttgtgttgttaccAAAGAATTTAAAAAGTCGTTATATTTTGAGAGAGGAACTTGTAATACACACGTATACGCCCGAGTAATCAGTCCTGAGTCTGGACATGTTAAGACTAAGTCGTCCtaagaaatatacaaatatatggtCCAGAACCTTCTTCATAACTCAGATAATTAACTCAATATTTATCATACAAACCTTTGTGACAGGTTCATTTTAAATTTCAGTTCCAATCTTGGTattgaataatatttttcaCCATGTTGTTTTCCATGTTTAAGATTAGATCATtctttatttacacaattattGTCTTACAGTAGCAAAAGGGACAGTGAAATAAGGAAACGTGGTGAGAAAAGTAGGAGGAAACCAAAcgtctgctgcaggaggagctgcatCATCCATTGTGTTCCtcttgaaagtgaaagtaaagttGAAGCAGCATCAGGTTGTAGTTTTTGGTAAAACCAGCATTTTACTGCTGTTATGAAACAATCATCAGTTCTCTTCCAAACTTAAAGCGTTAACAGTAATGTTCCATTTCACAACAACATGATTGGTGATAGAGATGAATTATTAAAGAGCTTCCTCTCTGGTAGTTCAGATCAAATCAACTCTCATAgtcacacatgaacacagtgaCGTTAAGagtttgttatatttaatatagaaCCATAGTTTACCCTCACTGTGTCTGATCCTGTCTGTTACAGCTGTTATTCACCGTCTTTCATTGATTGTCTTTGTTATTCTGACTCATTGTGtccaaaacaacttttaaacaACTTACAGCACAAAAAATATGTTcatctttcattattttcacacAGTCATAATGTTTATTAGTGGGATTCATGTGGATATGAATGGATTTAGAATCATcttgtttcactttattttcttttttttaacaagcaaTGAACAGTAAATATtgctaaatgtttgttttttaaatcctccATATAGTCCAACACTTTTATACAAATAATTCACTAAATAATtatcatacaaacacaaaatatgaaacTCAACACAAACAACTTGCAGAACTTGTACTTCTACCTCAGaggaaaacactaaaacatttaCCTGAGAGAGAAACGTTCCTGGTTAGTTGCACATTCTGACTTCGAGATTCATTTAGGCGTTAACAAACTATGAGCTTCATTTTAAGACaaatctgaaatgaaataaCCGCAGAGAATAACAAATATATGTaacagacaaaaatacatttaaatataaaagacTTTCATGCTTCTCAGcagtatttcaataaaatacattttgctacAGATTTCAGATCTAATAAGTGGACTAATGAGTTGATGAGGAGTCCAATCAGAGTAATGAACAAgagctctgtctcctctgtcatCTATCCAGCTCTGAGGTCAGACTGGAACTGGACAgacagtgatgaagaggagaatgAAGGAGATGAAAACCGTCCTAGATAACCCCTCTGACCCGCTACGACCAGCTGTGACTGAGCAGCTCATTCAGACATCAGATCATCACAACCAGAACATCAGACGCTGCTTTGGACCAATATACCTATGAGAGACTAGAatcatctgtgtctgtgttgaggGAATCTTTGAATGTTATTCTGTAGCCAGAGTGATTCTTTGAATCTTTTTCTCTAAGAGGAAATTCAATCTTTGAATCTTTTCTTCTAGGCCAAACGTAGGAGCAATTACAACAAACTACCAGCAGAGTTCCTACGAACACTCCCAGTACACAGTAGTAGACGATCCATCCCCGACTCACTGGTTCTGATGGACTTCCTGTCGGTGAAGCATCTCTTCCTCCACTTGTTGTGTTTGGTGTCTCAGGTTTGGGCCGATCCCTCGCTGCTGTAAAGAGAACAAACAAGTCTGTGTCATTAATGTGAAGAGAAAACATCTCActgacaaataaaactaaatgtccACATCAGATTAAACTGAGGAAGTCCACAATAATGTTCCTCTCAGGTTCTTTTTTATCCAGGAACCAACTCACCTGTGACAGTGAGGTGACATTCCCTAGAACCAACACCAACACCTGTTTTCATATCACAAAGGTAAAGACCCGAGTCATCAGTCCTGAGTCTGGACATGTGGAGTCTGAGTCGTCCTTCTCTGAGGACGTCTTTGTCAAACTGGACTCGTCCTGAAAACCGTTCATCCTGAGACTCTGGAACCTCGACGCcttgatgaagatgaaacaggGCGAAGGGTCTGAGATCAGTTAACATCTCACAGAGGATAAAAAGGGAGTTGGTGGAACCGTCTGTTCTGGGTGAGAACGTCCATTCCAGTGTGATGTCGTGGTTCTCCTCTGCCTGATAGGAGCTCTGTCTCACATCCACTACAAATGATCCTgttgaggagacagagagggaaagtgagGAGCAGACAAACTGACAACGTCACCATGAGAGCCTTTAAACTCCACCTGTAGATGTTTACTGATCCTGAGCTTTAGAGACACAAAGGTATGAAAGAGGAGCATGATGTAACAATAACTCCAGTGTTTGTtccctgacattttaaagtggaGGTCATGAAGTGTGTCAGTGAGGCTGAaggtgtgtttagtgtgtgtggatCACAAAGTGAAGCTGTGAACTAACCAGAGACACAGGAGGTCAGTGTGATGAGCAGCAGGATGCTGCAGATCATCTTCTCcctgagagaggagacagaggagaagagtcATCAACGCATCACATCACAGTTCAAGAGACGCCACCTACAGTCTGTCTTTAGTCACTACaacacttcttcttctgtgctTCTGGTGACCACATGACTGACCAGAGGACCGACACCAAGCCAGGAACCAGTGCTGAACTTCTGCCACCAGATGGAGCCACTTCAGTAGATTAGAATGATTAAAGTGAAGGAGAACGAGGAAACACTGGCCTGGTTTAAGAAGAAGTAAATAATGAAGCTGCATTCAGGTCTCCTCAACAGAGACTCAATGGAACTAAATGTTACGCCCCCTTATTGTTTATCACTTATTTGATGACTCTGCAACCAATCAGAATGATCTGATATTTAGTTTCTTAAAAGGGTTTCTGGTTTCTGGTTAAATTAATGTTAACTGAAGGTCTGAACAACAAAAGTACCACAAACATTTTTCCTTATTATTACAAAGTTTTGTCATTTAATGATCAGTTATTTCCCtcaataacttttattatgGATATAATTAATATcacagagagctggagagacgAAACAccttttacatcatttatcatcTTTTCTACGTGAAAACGTGAGGCTGATCCTTCCTGAGTCTGGTTTGATATGAGTTAGATACTTTCAATTTTCCCCAAAACATTTAGgcaaataaataatgaacagTGTTCAAAAGACACCATACACATATTCTGGGTTATTAAATAATAACTTCACCATCAGAATGTCAATAAATACAGAcgcaaataatgaataaatagcaCAAAGTATTCTGTCAGTAGAAATGGACACAGAATAAATACagaatgcagtttgttaaacaggaaacaggcagcagagagaaaacactgctgATAGCCATGTGTCTTGATTATTATTAGTACAGCTGTTAAAGCTGACAGCTGTAGAGTCTTGAAGTCACATGTCTCTAAGTACATATTCACTCGTTTCACATGACAAAGCCGCAAATGAGGTAAACActgatgaaaataacaaaatgtcctctctgctgctatGAAACATAACGCTGAGGTCAGGTCATCTCAATAGAAATTCAATGGAACAAAATATCCCTAAACCaatcaatgtttattttatgtatgttCTTCTGAGACAGTAGACTATTTAATGATCTGTcctggaaccctcacatcagcacaggaaaaacataaattcaataacaagagtagtaagcagagaaAGGACtatttataataacagcagcaatgaatatagtagaataAGTCACATACGTTTTACTATTACCTATACCATAACTGCTCTTATCGTTAACAATAGTAGCAGTGGATGTATTGTGTCAACATTAATTATGTATGTAGTTATCACGATGAGACACACAACTTCATGTAACATGAAGTTGTGTGTCTCATCGTGATAAGAACATTGTCTTGTTCTCTGTCTAGTTGTGGTTGAAAGTGGCCGTTGAGGGGAATTCTGCTCTTAGTTTCACTTTCTATTTGCTttaaggatatatatatatatgtctgtctgtctgtctgtctgtctgtctgtctgtctgtctgtctctgtctgtctgtctgtctatctgtctgtctgtctgtctgtctgtctgtctgtctgtctgtctgtctgtctgtctgtctctgtctgtatgtctgtctgtctgtctgtctgtctgtctctctgtctgtctctctgtctgtctgtctgtctgtctgtctgtctgtctgtctgtctgtctgtctgtctgtatgtctgtctgtctgtctactaCTACAACCCATCACGACTACATTTCAACAACTCTTCTGTTAACATTTGGTCAACATACAGTTTAGTTCAATCCACTGAAGGaggttttatttcctctttctttgaACAGCATTGTTGCGAGATCCCGACTGACGGAGTTCACGTGAACGCGCCTTCATCAGCCAAACACAACTCTTCTTCTTTGTAGCGTCTGTGttgtttctacatttttattaaactcaTTGAAATCATAAGAAAAGACTTCCCAACTCTACAGCTGACTGTCTGAGATCGAGAGCTGAGTTTCTGGCAGGAAGTCGTTTCTtccaaaaaggaaaataaaaaaaataggatgttTCATGAGGTTTAGTTTTGTTCAGCATGGAGAGAAGAGCAGACACATTACTTTACTGTAATCCTGCTGACACAACATGCTGTCTGGGTTCTCATTATCAtcttcttaaaacacacacactgtatttataAGCTGTTCTACTGTTTAGTTGTAATTTTCTTCTGatttaaaacaagtttttataacttttaatgtttttattaaacattcccaaatgtttgtgtgtcacttCCACCATTTAACCCTCTCCCTATAGATAAAGTATGAAGTGCTGGTCTGTGTTGAGGACTAAATGTTAAAAGTAGAGAAGAAGGAGCCTACCTGTCAATCATCCTGAGAACACTGAGTCTGTAGAGATCAATAAGTccagaaaagaggaagaagtgtCATGTGAGGTTTGTTTATCACGTGGATGACGGGACTTCCTTTTTATGATTTCCATTACTTCTTGATATTTCAGGCTGTTCTCCCCCAGCGTTCACCTCACTGATACATGAAgtgattttattaaatgtataaacctCTAGactttaatatttacatatttgtttcaaCAATATTTCTGTTCATGTTGAAAACTTTctgcacattaaaaacataaatcacatgTCTGTGTTCTCTGGGCAGCCGATAATAATCGTTatatttaagagaaaaataagtTGAACCATTAagagaataaagtcaaaatatgtCAAGAAAAACATCGACCTGCCGGTGATCAGAaactaatgaataaataaaaaatatctgattgcttttgtgagtctctttgtgtgtctctgcagctgtttggcataataaataataaataaaataagtctgTGTAGTCTGGTTTGTGTCTAATTGTAGTTCTTTGTTGTCTTATTGTAGTTCTTTCTTGTCTTATTGTAGTTCTTTATTGTAGTTCTTTCGTGTCTTATTGTAGTTCTTTCTTGTCTTATTGTAGTTCTTTCTTGTCTTATTGTAGTTCTTTCTTGTCTTAATCTAGTTCTTTCTTGTCTTATTGTAGTTCTTTCTTGTCTTATTGTAGTTCTTTCTTGTCTTATTGTAGTTCTTTCTTGTCTTATTGTAGTCTAATTGTAGTTTAGTAGTAGCCCAACACTGTAAGACAAACTAAGTTAAGAGTTAAACCCTGATTaaacagtacaatatttaatactatataataaataaaataaataaaataaataaaataaataaaataagataaataaaataaataaaataaaaaataaataaaataaataaaataaataaaataaaaataaatgaaaaaataaaataaaataatattttgaagCGGATAAATGTTGGAgggacagacaaagacagaggaaagaCTGGTATGAGTGATATTTAATCATGATGAACCCTCCTATATTTTACAAAGGAGGTTAAAAATCTACTGTGAGTAAATGTTTTGCTGCCAAAataaggcaataaagtagtctatgaatatgagatatgagtttacagataattacaatcccttcTTGGCATTGTTGAGGttggtttatgtttttgtttagtataaacaaaaacataaatccctttgttttgtaaaacaaacaaagcatatTATTACAACTTCTTCTCTCAAATGTGCAGAACGTTTTCAACATGAACAGAAATATTgttgaaacaaatgtttaaatattaaagtctagaggtttatacatttaataaaatcacTTCATGTATCAGTGAGGTGAACGCTGGGGGAGAACAGCCTGAAATATCAAGAAGTAATGGAAATATTCTCACTTTTGCATCATAAAAGTAAGTCATCCACGTGATAAACAAACCTCACATAacacttcttcctcttttctggACTTATTGATCTCTACAGACTCAGtgttctcaaaaaaaaaaaagaattaagtGAAACAAGATGATTCTCTATATCCATTAATATCCACATGAATCCCACTAACATACAGCATTTGTCACAATCTTGGTTTTATTTgagtatgtttcctgttttattttgaagttccctgcctcttgtgtcttgtgtttatttcacttcctgcctttgtaaTTGTCTGCCCCTCCCCTGATTGTATCACCTGTGATGTATTAGTCTTGTCAGCCTTGTTCTGTTCT of the Anoplopoma fimbria isolate UVic2021 breed Golden Eagle Sablefish unplaced genomic scaffold, Afim_UVic_2022 Un_contig_10763_pilon_pilon, whole genome shotgun sequence genome contains:
- the LOC129114887 gene encoding uncharacterized protein LOC129114887: MIDREKMICSILLLITLTSCVSGSFVVDVRQSSYQAEENHDITLEWTFSPRTDGSTNSLFILCEMLTDLRPFALFHLHQGVEVPESQDERFSGRVQFDKDVLREGRLRLHMSRLRTDDSGLYLCDMKTGVGVGSRECHLTVTAARDRPKPETPNTTSGGRDASPTGSPSEPVSRGWIVYYCVLGVFVGTLLVVCCNCSYVWPRRKDSKIEFPLREKDSKNHSGYRITFKDSLNTDTDDSSLS